The genome window TTAGTTCGGTACAGCATTTGGAATTTGGTTTTGCAGAAGCTATCAATAAAATTTCGAAAGAAAAACAAAAGAAAATTGCCGTAATTAAAGGTAACGGAGAAGTTTTAGAACCTTTCATGGCCGATTTCTTAAGAACGGTTAAAGAAAGTTATTACATCGGACCTTTTACATTGGATTCGGTAGCAAAACAACCTATTCAGACTTTAGAAGCACTTAAAAAATATGATTTAGCTGTAATTGCAAAACCAACCGAAGCGTTCACAGAAGAAGAAAAACAAGTGTTAGACCAGTTCATCATGAACGGTGGAAAAACTTTATGGTTAGTAGATGCCGTTTCAGCTGATATGGACAGTTTATACAACGAAACTGGCACCATTTTAGCCGCACAACGCGAATTGAATTTAACCGATATGTTCTTCAAATACGGAATCCGTATCAATCCGTTATTGGTAAAAGACGAATATGCAACGCCAATCAAACTAGCAACAGGAAATCAAGGAAGCGAAACGCAAATGCAAGAATATACTTGGAAATTTGCTCCATTTATCTATCCAACTTCAACGAATCCAATTGTAAAAAACATGGAAGGGATTAAGTTTGAATTTGCTTCTCCAATCGAAATCCTGAAAAACGATATTAAAAAAACCGTTTTATTGAGTTCGTCTGAATATTCGAAAACCATTGGAACACCAAGTCCTATTTCACTAGACATGGTCACAGAAGAAACTACTCCAGAAGAATACGAAGGAAAAGGATTACTTCCAGTAGCAGTACTTTTAGAAGGAAAATTCAAATCGATGTATCAAAATCGCGTGTTACCTTTTAAAGACAATTCATTCCAAGCGATTGGAAAAGAAAACAAGATGATTGTGATTTCGGATGGTGATGTGATTAAAAATCAAATAGACAAAGGCGTGCCATTAGAGTTAGGTTTTGACAAATGGACCAATCAATTATATGGTAACAAAGAGTTCTTAATGAACTGCGTAAATTACCTTTTAGATGACAACGGACTTATTAACATCCGAAGTAAAGATGTCGATTTACCACTTTTAAACAAGGAAGAAGTCTATAAAAATTACACTATGGCACAAATGGTAACTGTCGGATTACCAATAGTTATTTTGGCATTGTTTGGATTTTTATTCACCTACCTACGCAAAATAAAATACAGCCGCTAGTTGTTAATAAAATTGTTTTTGCGGTTGAGCATAATTAGAATATATTTGTGAAATATAAAATCAAATCACGATTTTAAAATACAAGATGATGAAGTTTATAGTATCGAGTTCGTATTTATTAAAACAATTACAGGTTTTAGGAAGTGTTATCAACAGTAGTAATACTTTGCCAATTCTTGATAATTTTCTTTTT of Flavobacterium channae contains these proteins:
- the gldG gene encoding gliding motility-associated ABC transporter substrate-binding protein GldG, with the protein product MKENKSKALKQLGIVFLAIIVINLISNFFFKRFDLTQDKRYTLSETTLNIIKDVESPLYIEVYLEGNFPPEFKRLQNETKQLLEEFTAYNSNIIFNFKNPIEKEETRVEKMKEFYAKGMQPLSITVEDKGKQSQEVVFPWAQATYGDKFTKVALLKNLMGASTEQKVISSVQHLEFGFAEAINKISKEKQKKIAVIKGNGEVLEPFMADFLRTVKESYYIGPFTLDSVAKQPIQTLEALKKYDLAVIAKPTEAFTEEEKQVLDQFIMNGGKTLWLVDAVSADMDSLYNETGTILAAQRELNLTDMFFKYGIRINPLLVKDEYATPIKLATGNQGSETQMQEYTWKFAPFIYPTSTNPIVKNMEGIKFEFASPIEILKNDIKKTVLLSSSEYSKTIGTPSPISLDMVTEETTPEEYEGKGLLPVAVLLEGKFKSMYQNRVLPFKDNSFQAIGKENKMIVISDGDVIKNQIDKGVPLELGFDKWTNQLYGNKEFLMNCVNYLLDDNGLINIRSKDVDLPLLNKEEVYKNYTMAQMVTVGLPIVILALFGFLFTYLRKIKYSR